The Flavobacterium commune genome contains the following window.
CTATTCAAAATTATTATGGTTTTAATTATTAAACTGAATAGATCATGAAAAAAATTAAAAAGATTACAATTTGTATTTTATCATTCATAGGCTTTATAGTTTTAGGAGGAATGTTAAAATCCTGTCAGGCTGATAATTTGATTTACAGTGATGTAAAGGATTTATTTCAACCCAAATTTCTATTACCCGCCCCGTTGGTCGAAAGTAATTCGATTGCATTAGTGTGGTACAAAGTCAATGATGCCGATTCATATACGGTAGAATTGCATACCGATAACTATTATAAAAGTTTATACAAAGAATATACAGTTACTGATACGCAGATTTTTATGGATGATATTCCATACAAGACGCAGTTTTATATCAGGCTTAGAGCCAATCATGCTGATGCAGCACATAATTCACAATGGGCTTATACCAGTGCTTTGACCGAAGATCGTCCGGCTTTTGAGCCAATTTTACAAAGGGTGGAAAAGATCAATATTTCTGAAACATCGGTTAAGGTAAGTTGGACAATTGATGCTCAAAATCCGGTTGATAGTATTTCGGTGGTACCGGCATTGGCTAAGGAACTTCCTGCTATAGGTCGCTACCTGACAGCTGAAGAAATCAGTAGTGGAGAAGCTACAATTACAGGTTTAGAAAAAAACACCTTATACAATGTAAATGTCTATGACAATAATAAGACAAGACGTTATGATAAACCTTATAATCAGGTAACTTTCCGCTCGGCAGGACCGTCGGCTGAGACTATTTTGGTGGAAAAAGGAACTGACCTGGATGCCTTATTGCGAGCTAATAATTCCGATCCAACTATTCCTGAAGGGACTGAATATTTCCTTGAAGCAGGTTCTTTATTTAAAATTACTCCTTTTACCATATTAAAAGGCTTTAAACTTATCGGAGGAACTCAAGGTGAACGTCCTCAAATTGAAATGACCGGAAACTGGAATATTGCCGAAGGATCTTTTCTGTCTGCTTTAGCTTTTGAAAACATTCGTTTTTACCAAACTATTGATGCCAGTTACTTCTTTAATAGTGGAACTTCATGGACAATAGGCGAAATTACATTCTACAACTGCGTATTCAATCATTTTAAACGCGGTTTTTGGAGACATCAGGGTAATGGGAAATACAAAGAGATTGGAAGTTTAGAAATGAGTTATTGTACACTTGATGAAGTTGGTGGACATTCAGGACCTTATGGAACTTTTGCTATTGCTTCAGGTGGAGCCGATAATATTAAAAGAGCTGTTTTCTCTAATTGTACTTTTATGAGAGATCATTATCAAACTACTAATTTGACATTGAACTTCAGACATTTATTTGATTATGGAACATCAACTTATCCAATTCATTTGGAATATCAAAATATTACTATTTATGATTATGCTTATAACAGAGCACTGATCAATATTCCGGCTGCGGTAGGATCTACTTTGATTTTCAAAAATGTGTTGTTGGCTTCGGCTACCGGTAGAGTTGTTCAGGCTATTGCGGCTAATTCGACTACAACATTTGGCAACAATTACACCACTACCGACTTCTTACTTGGGGCATCGGCCATTCAGGGAACTGAATTAGGAATCAGTGCTCAGGATTTATTTGTGAATCCTGCTCAAGGAAATCTAATGATTAAAGATTCCAATTCTCCAATTGTTACTAATAGAGTGGGAGATACCAGATGGCTTCCTTAAAAAGAACTATTAATAATTTCTAAATAGAATAGGTTTAAAAAGGAGTATCCGCAATGGATACTTCTTTAGACCTATTTGACTGAAAACCATTTAAAATGAGATTAAAACAATTATTACTGTCCATAAGTTTGACAGTTTTTACGCTAGGAGCAAATGCTCAGGTATGGAATGCCGATTTAGGAAATGGAAAGTACAAAAATCCAATTCTACATGTTGATTATTCAGATCCGGATGTATGCGCAGGCGAGGATGGCTATTATATGACTGCTTCCAGTTTTAATAGTTCTCCTGGACTGCCTATTCTTCATTCAAAGGATTTGGTTAACTGGGAATTAATTGGGTATGCGTTGCAAAATCAGGTTCCTGTTGAGTACTATAGAACTGTTCGTCACGGCGATGGTGTTTGGGCTCCTTCCATTCGCTACCATAAAGGCGAATATTATATTTATTGGGGTGATCCTGATTTTGGAATTTATATTGTGAAAACCAAAAATCCTGCGGGGATTTGGGATGAACCGGTATTGGTAAAAGAGGCTAAAGGAATTATTGATACCTGTCCGTTTTGGGATCAGGATGGAAAAGCCTATCTGTCTTATGCTTTTGCGGGTAGTCGTGCCAATGTAAAAACAGTTTTAATGTTATCTGAATTGGCTCCCGATGGTACTAAATTAATTGGTAATCCGGCGATGGTTTTTGACGGACATAATGGACATACTACCGTTGAAGGTTCTAAAATGTACAAACGTGATGGTTATTATTGGATTATGGCTCCAGCAGGAGGAGTAAAACCGGGATGGCAGTTGGCAATGCGTTCTAAGAATGTTTGGGGGCCTTATGAGTCCAGAGTGGTTTTGCATCAGGGTGATACCGAAATGAACGGACCACATCAGGGAGGTTATGTTGAAACTCCTAATGGTGACGGATGGTTTATACATTTTCAGGATCGTTGGGCTTATGGGCGTATTGTTAATTTACAACCTGTTATCTGGAAAGAAGGTTGGCCAATTATTGGGAAAGATACTAACAAAGATGGAATTGGAGAACCAATAATGGAATGGACAAAACCCAATGTAGGGAAAAATTACCCTGCAACGCCATTAGTTTC
Protein-coding sequences here:
- a CDS encoding DUF5123 domain-containing protein, with amino-acid sequence MKKIKKITICILSFIGFIVLGGMLKSCQADNLIYSDVKDLFQPKFLLPAPLVESNSIALVWYKVNDADSYTVELHTDNYYKSLYKEYTVTDTQIFMDDIPYKTQFYIRLRANHADAAHNSQWAYTSALTEDRPAFEPILQRVEKINISETSVKVSWTIDAQNPVDSISVVPALAKELPAIGRYLTAEEISSGEATITGLEKNTLYNVNVYDNNKTRRYDKPYNQVTFRSAGPSAETILVEKGTDLDALLRANNSDPTIPEGTEYFLEAGSLFKITPFTILKGFKLIGGTQGERPQIEMTGNWNIAEGSFLSALAFENIRFYQTIDASYFFNSGTSWTIGEITFYNCVFNHFKRGFWRHQGNGKYKEIGSLEMSYCTLDEVGGHSGPYGTFAIASGGADNIKRAVFSNCTFMRDHYQTTNLTLNFRHLFDYGTSTYPIHLEYQNITIYDYAYNRALINIPAAVGSTLIFKNVLLASATGRVVQAIAANSTTTFGNNYTTTDFLLGASAIQGTELGISAQDLFVNPAQGNLMIKDSNSPIVTNRVGDTRWLP
- a CDS encoding glycoside hydrolase family 43 protein; the protein is MRLKQLLLSISLTVFTLGANAQVWNADLGNGKYKNPILHVDYSDPDVCAGEDGYYMTASSFNSSPGLPILHSKDLVNWELIGYALQNQVPVEYYRTVRHGDGVWAPSIRYHKGEYYIYWGDPDFGIYIVKTKNPAGIWDEPVLVKEAKGIIDTCPFWDQDGKAYLSYAFAGSRANVKTVLMLSELAPDGTKLIGNPAMVFDGHNGHTTVEGSKMYKRDGYYWIMAPAGGVKPGWQLAMRSKNVWGPYESRVVLHQGDTEMNGPHQGGYVETPNGDGWFIHFQDRWAYGRIVNLQPVIWKEGWPIIGKDTNKDGIGEPIMEWTKPNVGKNYPATPLVSSDEFNGHQFGLQWQWQANQNPSEQWGWLSANLGFMRLNCIPRPEEMKTMWMMPNLLLQKFPADNFTATAKLTFEHNPDAGECSTGLIVFGEDYSYIAIEQDKEGKLKLVQRTLKDARTSKDLETEIASIAIDQKNIYFRTKVEMVQNIEPFDAKVTFYYSTDGKSFKVFGKAFTPRAGRWVGAKIGLFATGTKAVNDSSYADYDWFRVESNNDVKKIALSTNLQLQNNK